The Thermanaerovibrio acidaminovorans DSM 6589 genome contains a region encoding:
- a CDS encoding phosphomannomutase/phosphoglucomutase — MPKVPSHIFREYDIRGLAEEELTSHNVRLIAQAYGTFLRSRGVGTATVGGDVRHSTRRIMDAAIGGLTEAGVNVIDLGTVATPCFYWSLHHFGVDGGIMVTGSHNPKEFNGLKLAFGKVTLYGDEIQEIRRIIEEDRIQIPGGASVRREDIKEAYISMLASKITLGSRKLKVVVDSGNGTGGLFAPEMLRRIGCEVIELFSEPDGTFPNHHPDPTKRENLPKLIETVRAHGADAGVGFDGDSDRIGVVDDQGEVIWGDRLMILYWSEILPKHPGAEVIVEVKSSMALPEEAQRMGGRPLWWKSGHSLIKAKMKEISALFAGEVSGHMFFADEFYGFDDAFYAAGRLMRILSNTDEKLSQIMSRIPKYPSTAETRVDCPNDQVKFQVVERVVERALKEKLQTITVDGVRIIYPNGWGLVRASNTQPVLVTRCEGRTQEDLDTICKDMKARLLEAGLGEFEWEF; from the coding sequence ATGCCCAAGGTACCCTCTCACATCTTCAGGGAGTACGACATCAGGGGTCTGGCGGAGGAGGAGCTCACATCCCATAACGTGCGCCTCATAGCCCAGGCGTACGGCACGTTCCTAAGGTCCAGGGGGGTAGGGACCGCCACCGTAGGGGGCGACGTGAGACACTCCACCAGGAGGATAATGGACGCCGCCATAGGGGGCCTCACCGAGGCGGGGGTGAACGTGATAGACCTGGGCACCGTGGCCACCCCTTGCTTCTACTGGAGCCTGCACCACTTCGGGGTTGACGGGGGCATCATGGTCACCGGCAGCCACAACCCCAAGGAGTTCAACGGACTTAAGCTGGCCTTCGGCAAGGTGACCCTCTACGGGGACGAGATCCAGGAGATCCGGCGGATCATCGAGGAGGACCGGATCCAGATCCCCGGCGGCGCCTCGGTTCGCCGGGAGGACATCAAGGAGGCCTACATATCCATGCTGGCCTCCAAGATAACCCTGGGGTCCAGGAAGCTGAAGGTGGTGGTGGACTCCGGCAACGGCACCGGCGGGCTCTTCGCGCCGGAGATGCTCCGTCGGATAGGCTGTGAAGTGATCGAGCTATTCAGCGAGCCGGACGGCACCTTCCCCAACCACCATCCGGACCCCACCAAGAGGGAGAACCTGCCCAAGCTCATCGAGACCGTCAGGGCCCACGGGGCCGACGCGGGGGTGGGCTTCGACGGTGACTCGGACCGGATCGGGGTTGTGGACGACCAGGGGGAGGTCATCTGGGGGGACAGGCTAATGATCCTCTACTGGTCCGAGATTCTGCCCAAGCACCCCGGGGCGGAGGTGATCGTGGAGGTCAAGAGCTCCATGGCGCTCCCAGAGGAGGCCCAGCGAATGGGGGGACGCCCCCTCTGGTGGAAGTCCGGGCACTCCCTCATAAAGGCGAAGATGAAGGAGATAAGCGCCCTCTTCGCCGGGGAGGTCTCGGGACACATGTTCTTCGCCGACGAGTTCTACGGTTTCGACGACGCCTTCTACGCGGCAGGTCGCCTCATGAGGATCCTCTCCAACACGGACGAGAAGCTGTCCCAGATCATGTCCCGGATACCCAAGTACCCGAGCACCGCCGAGACCCGGGTGGACTGCCCCAACGACCAGGTGAAGTTCCAGGTGGTGGAGCGGGTGGTGGAGCGGGCCCTCAAGGAGAAGCTTCAGACCATCACCGTGGACGGGGTAAGGATAATCTACCCCAACGGCTGGGGCCTAGTCAGGGCCTCCAACACCCAGCCGGTGCTGGTGACCCGCTGCGAGGGCAGGACCCAGGAGGACCTGGACACCATCTGCAAGGACATGAAAGCCCGGCTGCTGGAGGCAGGGCTGGGGGAGTTCGAGTGGGAGTTCTGA
- a CDS encoding (2Fe-2S) ferredoxin domain-containing protein — protein sequence MRLSSPEDLELYREQLLRRVKPQRWVRVCAGTGCLAGGSQGVYEALVEEARRIGLDSPVKFQARCSGCHGFCEEGPLVVCGMGDSEVLYRKVRREDALEILLALADDRVVERLLYRDGREVYREERHIPFYALQRRKVLERCGKVDPRDVDHYISLGGYASLARALSMSPEEVIDWVTRAGLRGRGGGGFPAGQKWASCRSASGPQKFVLANGDEGDPGAFMDRSLMEGDPHSILEGMIIGAHAVGASKGFIYVRDEYPLAVENLAHAIREARRLGLLGRRILGSDLSFDVDICRGGGAFVCGESSALMASIEGRPGEPRVKYIRSTERGLWECPTVLNNVETWANVPIIIREGVDGYRSLGTKDSPGTKVFSLVGKVRRSGLVEVPMGTTLREIIFEIGGGVMGRNRFKAVQTGGPSGGCLPESKLDLPVDFDRLTREGSMMGSGGMIVMDHRSCMVDVARYFVKFLEGESCGKCAPCREGLKAMGEILEDLCSRRGRPGDVEMLLFMGNALTDTALCGLGQTAANPVLSTLRHFMEEYREHQDQGFCRAGVCRGMFVARVEADLCVSCGACAKVCPFDAIHRDPSGKFAVDRRCEGCGACLDVCPMGALLPSPRGVRE from the coding sequence ATGAGGCTTTCTTCCCCGGAGGATCTGGAGCTCTACAGGGAGCAGCTCCTTAGGCGCGTTAAGCCCCAGCGGTGGGTCCGGGTCTGCGCCGGCACCGGGTGTCTCGCCGGCGGTAGCCAGGGGGTCTACGAGGCCCTGGTGGAGGAGGCCCGGCGGATAGGGTTGGACTCGCCGGTAAAGTTCCAGGCCAGGTGTTCCGGATGCCACGGTTTCTGCGAGGAGGGGCCCCTGGTGGTCTGCGGCATGGGGGATTCGGAGGTCCTCTACAGGAAGGTCAGGCGGGAGGACGCGCTGGAGATCCTCCTGGCCCTGGCGGATGACCGGGTGGTGGAGCGGCTCCTCTACCGGGACGGCCGGGAGGTCTACCGGGAGGAGCGGCACATCCCCTTCTACGCCCTCCAGAGGCGGAAGGTGTTGGAGCGGTGCGGCAAGGTGGACCCCCGGGACGTGGACCACTACATCTCCCTGGGGGGCTACGCCTCCCTGGCCAGGGCCCTGTCCATGTCGCCCGAGGAGGTCATAGACTGGGTCACCCGGGCGGGCCTTAGAGGCCGCGGGGGTGGGGGCTTCCCGGCGGGGCAGAAGTGGGCCTCCTGCAGGTCCGCCTCGGGCCCCCAGAAGTTCGTGCTGGCCAACGGCGATGAGGGGGACCCGGGGGCCTTCATGGACCGGAGCCTGATGGAGGGGGACCCTCACTCGATCCTGGAGGGGATGATAATCGGGGCCCACGCGGTGGGGGCCTCCAAGGGGTTCATATACGTCCGGGACGAGTACCCCCTGGCGGTGGAGAACCTGGCCCACGCCATCCGGGAGGCCCGGCGGCTGGGGCTGCTTGGAAGGCGCATCCTTGGATCTGACCTTTCCTTCGACGTGGACATATGCCGGGGGGGCGGGGCCTTCGTCTGCGGCGAGTCCTCGGCCCTCATGGCCTCCATCGAGGGCAGGCCCGGGGAGCCCCGGGTCAAGTACATAAGGTCCACCGAGCGGGGCCTCTGGGAGTGTCCCACGGTGCTGAACAACGTGGAGACCTGGGCCAACGTGCCCATCATCATCCGGGAGGGGGTGGATGGCTACAGGTCCCTGGGGACCAAGGACAGCCCGGGTACCAAGGTCTTCTCCCTGGTGGGCAAGGTCCGCCGGAGCGGCCTGGTGGAGGTCCCCATGGGGACGACCCTCCGGGAGATCATCTTCGAGATAGGCGGAGGGGTCATGGGCCGGAACCGGTTCAAGGCGGTCCAGACCGGGGGCCCATCCGGCGGGTGCCTGCCGGAGTCCAAGCTGGACCTGCCGGTGGACTTCGACCGTCTCACCCGGGAGGGGTCCATGATGGGCTCCGGGGGGATGATCGTCATGGACCACCGGAGCTGCATGGTGGACGTGGCCCGCTACTTCGTGAAGTTCCTGGAGGGGGAGTCCTGTGGCAAGTGCGCCCCCTGCAGGGAGGGTCTCAAGGCCATGGGGGAGATCCTGGAGGACCTGTGCTCCCGCCGGGGCCGCCCCGGCGACGTGGAGATGCTCCTCTTCATGGGCAACGCCCTGACCGACACGGCCCTCTGCGGCCTGGGCCAGACCGCGGCTAACCCGGTGCTCTCCACCCTGCGCCACTTCATGGAGGAGTACCGGGAGCACCAGGACCAGGGCTTCTGCCGGGCGGGGGTCTGCCGGGGCATGTTCGTAGCCCGGGTGGAGGCGGACCTGTGCGTATCCTGCGGCGCCTGCGCCAAGGTATGCCCCTTCGACGCCATACACAGGGATCCTTCCGGCAAGTTCGCGGTTGATCGGCGCTGTGAGGGTTGCGGGGCGTGCCTGGATGTCTGCCCCATGGGGGCCCTTTTGCCATCTCCTCGGGGGGTGAGGGAGTGA
- a CDS encoding phosphohydrolase — protein sequence MWSDAMVEAFNRELSSSFDRYASSFRVQGELPYLLDLKLRHSYRVREEAMSIARHSDQVPPHQHPLAFAVGLLHDLGRFQQYRLHGTFNDSASVDHGDLGARILESDLSHLSALMPQRWWHLLTLSIGLHNKRRVPQGLDPDEELWVRLARDADRLDVYRVITGHLERGTMIKIIPRLVDQDSPPSDLIVEEILSTHTADYSMVRSLADLLLVQISWAYDMSFPWSMAEVLRRGVVERISRFVPKTSGAKRVIQDVKAWLVSSTRSPAVQAGV from the coding sequence ATGTGGTCCGATGCTATGGTGGAGGCCTTCAACAGGGAGCTGTCGTCCTCCTTCGACCGGTACGCCAGCTCCTTTCGGGTTCAAGGGGAGCTGCCGTACCTCCTGGATCTGAAGCTTCGCCACTCCTACCGGGTCCGGGAGGAGGCGATGTCCATCGCCAGGCACTCAGACCAGGTGCCCCCCCATCAGCACCCCCTGGCCTTCGCGGTGGGGCTCCTGCACGACCTGGGCCGGTTCCAGCAGTATAGGCTCCACGGCACCTTCAACGACTCCGCCTCGGTGGACCACGGGGACCTGGGGGCCAGGATACTGGAGTCGGACCTCTCCCACCTTTCGGCCCTCATGCCCCAGCGGTGGTGGCACCTGCTGACGTTGTCCATCGGGCTCCACAACAAGCGCCGGGTGCCCCAGGGCCTCGACCCGGACGAGGAACTATGGGTCCGGTTGGCCCGGGATGCGGACCGGCTGGACGTCTACCGGGTCATAACCGGACACCTGGAGCGGGGAACCATGATCAAGATAATCCCCCGGCTGGTGGACCAGGACTCCCCGCCATCGGACCTTATCGTGGAGGAGATCCTGTCCACCCACACCGCCGACTACTCCATGGTCAGGAGCCTCGCGGACCTGCTCCTGGTCCAGATATCCTGGGCGTACGACATGAGCTTCCCCTGGTCCATGGCGGAGGTGCTCCGCCGGGGGGTGGTGGAGCGCATCTCCCGCTTCGTCCCCAAGACCTCCGGGGCCAAGCGGGTCATCCAGGACGTGAAGGCCTGGCTTGTTTCCTCCACCAGGTCCCCCGCGGTCCAGGCCGGGGTCTAG
- a CDS encoding MoaD family protein, giving the protein MRLKVLFFATIRDLAGRKEDQASAGTVRELLSLLSDRYGPAFRRAVLEGGAMSPNVIVLVNGHHVAHLKGEDTPLQEGDQVSIFPVIGGG; this is encoded by the coding sequence GTGCGGTTGAAGGTCCTCTTCTTCGCCACCATCAGGGATCTGGCGGGCCGAAAGGAAGATCAGGCCAGCGCCGGCACCGTCCGGGAGCTGCTTAGCCTGCTCTCAGATCGGTACGGCCCCGCCTTCAGACGGGCGGTGCTGGAGGGTGGCGCCATGTCCCCCAACGTGATAGTGCTGGTGAACGGACACCACGTGGCTCACCTGAAGGGGGAGGACACCCCCCTTCAGGAGGGGGATCAGGTGAGCATCTTCCCGGTGATAGGGGGCGGCTGA
- a CDS encoding 4Fe-4S dicluster domain-containing protein has product MDKVLLVTPERCIGCGSCELACSFNKSGQFKPSVSRVGVHRFEKGQNVPMMCFQCDEAPCAKACKPQALHKGTSGLVEFDKDKCIGCRMCVMACPFGNVSYDRSAKELVKCDQCGGDPQCVQFCPTKAIEYLPAESAVLNKKRRFAKRISDALEEVKD; this is encoded by the coding sequence ATGGATAAGGTTCTTCTGGTCACGCCCGAGCGGTGCATCGGGTGCGGCAGCTGTGAGCTGGCCTGCTCGTTCAACAAGTCCGGCCAGTTCAAGCCGTCGGTCAGCAGGGTGGGGGTTCACCGGTTCGAGAAGGGGCAGAACGTGCCCATGATGTGCTTCCAGTGCGACGAGGCCCCTTGCGCCAAGGCCTGCAAGCCCCAGGCGCTCCACAAGGGCACCAGTGGCCTGGTGGAGTTCGACAAGGACAAGTGCATCGGTTGCAGGATGTGCGTCATGGCCTGCCCGTTCGGCAACGTCTCCTACGACAGGTCCGCCAAGGAGCTCGTAAAGTGCGACCAGTGCGGTGGGGATCCCCAGTGCGTCCAGTTCTGCCCCACCAAGGCCATCGAGTACCTGCCGGCGGAATCGGCGGTGCTGAACAAGAAGCGCAGGTTCGCCAAGCGCATATCCGATGCCCTCGAGGAGGTGAAGGACTAG
- a CDS encoding aldehyde ferredoxin oxidoreductase family protein, with amino-acid sequence MKGWIGRVLRVNLSEGTYRSEPLNEEWAREYLGGRGLGTRYYFEEVGPSVDPLSEGNNLYFATGPLTGTLAASAGRFNVVAKSPLTGTIGAANSGGYLGPEMKFAGWDMIVIEGKAPKPVYVYVNNDQVRIEDASSLWGTETHEATDRLLEMTDPEAKVAVIGPAGENLSLIANIINDKHRAPGRGGMGAVMGAKNLKALVVRGTKGVSVADREAFMRAVKVAREKLAQHPVTGSGLPLYGTNVLVNILNQNGGLPTRNFREGVFEGADKISGEAQREGRLLRNKGCFGCSIGCGRVSFAEGYDHHGEGPEYETSWSFGADCGVDDIDAVAMANYRCNELGLDTISMGSTIACAMELYEMGLITKEMAGLELRFGNKDALVPMVEAAAHKRGKIGELLSMGSYRLASHFGHPELSMTSKKQEMPAYDPRAIQGIGLNYATSNRGACHVRGYTISPEILGVPQKLDPQSTEDKPTWDKVFQDLTAAVDSVGMCLFTTFGIGAEEIADQLSAATGIDYSVDALMKAGERIWNMERLFNLKEGFTSADDSLPPRMTQEPLPHGPHKGKVSRVPEMLPRYYDARGWTSDGVPTEDKIRELGLQWAR; translated from the coding sequence ATGAAAGGCTGGATAGGACGGGTCCTGCGGGTGAACCTGTCGGAGGGTACCTATCGGTCGGAGCCCCTGAACGAGGAGTGGGCCAGGGAGTACCTGGGGGGCCGCGGTCTCGGCACCCGGTACTACTTCGAGGAGGTGGGCCCCTCGGTGGATCCCCTGTCGGAGGGGAACAACCTCTACTTCGCCACCGGTCCCCTGACGGGCACCCTGGCGGCCTCCGCCGGGAGGTTCAACGTGGTGGCCAAGAGCCCCCTGACGGGCACCATAGGGGCCGCCAACTCCGGCGGCTACCTGGGGCCGGAGATGAAGTTCGCCGGCTGGGACATGATCGTAATAGAGGGCAAGGCCCCCAAGCCGGTCTACGTCTACGTCAACAACGACCAGGTTCGGATCGAGGACGCCTCCTCCCTGTGGGGAACCGAGACCCACGAGGCCACCGACAGGCTCCTGGAGATGACCGATCCGGAGGCCAAGGTGGCGGTCATAGGTCCCGCGGGGGAGAACCTATCCCTCATAGCCAACATCATAAACGACAAGCACCGGGCACCAGGCCGGGGCGGCATGGGGGCGGTCATGGGGGCCAAGAACCTTAAGGCCCTGGTGGTGAGGGGCACCAAGGGGGTCTCCGTGGCGGACCGGGAGGCCTTCATGAGGGCAGTCAAGGTGGCCCGGGAGAAGCTTGCCCAACACCCGGTCACCGGATCCGGCCTTCCCCTCTACGGCACCAACGTGCTGGTCAACATCCTTAACCAGAATGGCGGCCTCCCAACCCGCAACTTCCGGGAGGGGGTCTTTGAGGGGGCGGACAAGATAAGCGGCGAGGCCCAGCGGGAGGGGCGGCTCTTGAGGAACAAGGGCTGCTTCGGCTGCTCCATCGGCTGCGGCCGGGTCTCCTTCGCGGAGGGTTACGACCACCACGGGGAGGGCCCGGAGTACGAGACCAGCTGGTCCTTCGGAGCGGACTGCGGGGTGGACGACATCGACGCGGTGGCCATGGCCAACTACCGGTGCAACGAGCTGGGGCTGGACACCATATCCATGGGGTCCACCATAGCCTGCGCCATGGAGCTCTACGAGATGGGGCTCATAACCAAGGAGATGGCGGGGCTGGAGTTGCGCTTCGGTAACAAGGACGCCCTGGTCCCCATGGTGGAGGCGGCGGCCCACAAGAGGGGCAAGATAGGGGAGCTACTCTCCATGGGATCCTACCGGTTGGCCAGCCACTTTGGGCACCCGGAGCTGTCCATGACCTCCAAGAAGCAGGAGATGCCTGCCTACGACCCCAGGGCCATCCAGGGCATAGGCCTGAACTACGCCACCAGCAACCGGGGGGCCTGCCACGTCAGGGGCTACACCATATCCCCCGAGATCCTGGGGGTTCCTCAGAAGCTGGATCCCCAGTCGACAGAGGATAAGCCCACCTGGGACAAGGTCTTCCAGGACCTGACCGCCGCGGTTGACTCGGTGGGCATGTGTCTGTTCACCACCTTCGGTATAGGGGCCGAGGAGATAGCGGATCAGCTATCCGCCGCCACCGGGATAGACTACTCGGTGGATGCCCTTATGAAGGCGGGAGAGCGGATATGGAACATGGAACGTCTCTTCAACCTAAAGGAGGGCTTCACTTCCGCGGACGATTCGCTGCCCCCCAGGATGACCCAGGAGCCGTTGCCCCATGGGCCCCACAAGGGCAAGGTGAGCCGGGTGCCGGAGATGCTGCCCAGATACTACGATGCCAGGGGCTGGACCAGCGACGGGGTCCCAACCGAGGATAAGATCAGGGAGCTGGGACTCCAGTGGGCCCGGTGA
- a CDS encoding complex I 24 kDa subunit family protein, whose protein sequence is MSADHHDDRLKEILHRYPRHPRFLLAFLQDVQREFKHVPREAMEASSERFMVPMSRVYSVATFYRALSLVPRGRKTIKVCMGTACHLRGAPRVLETIEEALQVRCGGTTQDGEFSVEAVNCLGACALAPVVMVEDRCYGSMTAAKVREMLEEERGR, encoded by the coding sequence ATGTCAGCGGACCACCATGATGACAGGCTCAAGGAGATCCTGCATCGGTACCCCCGGCACCCCAGGTTCCTCCTGGCCTTCCTGCAGGACGTCCAGCGGGAGTTCAAGCACGTTCCCCGGGAGGCCATGGAGGCCTCATCGGAGCGGTTCATGGTCCCCATGAGCCGGGTCTACTCGGTGGCCACCTTCTACCGGGCCCTCAGCCTGGTGCCCCGGGGCAGGAAGACCATCAAGGTCTGCATGGGCACCGCGTGCCACCTCAGGGGGGCCCCAAGGGTCCTGGAGACCATAGAGGAGGCCCTGCAGGTCCGCTGCGGGGGCACCACCCAGGACGGGGAGTTCTCGGTAGAGGCGGTGAACTGTCTCGGGGCCTGCGCCCTGGCGCCGGTGGTCATGGTGGAAGACCGCTGCTACGGCTCCATGACCGCCGCGAAGGTGAGGGAGATGTTGGAGGAGGAGAGAGGGAGATGA
- a CDS encoding Na+/H+ antiporter family protein, translating to MLTNPVVLSVLVMIVLCLLNLNIILALLISALVAGVSAGMSLGDTMGVLIGGMGGNSETALSYVLLGALAVAISQTGVASLLSAKLSKVVGNRKAFLLILIASVSCLSQNLIPVHIAFIPILIPPMLALFNRLKMDRRGVACALTFGLKAPYIVLPAGFGLIFHGILSDQMAANGVNVAKGDMWNYTWILGVGMVIGLLLAIFVTYARDRVYDDKPVIGMEGVHEAQSLTKEHYITLAAVLVAFVIQLKTSSLPLGAIVALGLMAAGGVIRWRKLDDVMAGGIGIMGMIAMIMLVAAGYGSVIRETKAVDALVNSLVTLVGGSKFYGVLLMLLVGLLVTMGIGTSFGTIPVVAAIYCPLGIKLGLTPGALACVMAAAAALGDAGSPASDSTLGPTSGLNADGQHNHIWDTCVPTFIHFNIPLIIAGLIGAMMLY from the coding sequence ATGCTGACCAACCCGGTGGTTCTGTCGGTGCTAGTCATGATCGTCCTGTGTCTTCTGAACCTGAACATCATCCTTGCGCTTCTGATATCCGCCCTGGTGGCCGGCGTGTCCGCCGGCATGTCGCTGGGGGACACCATGGGGGTTCTCATAGGCGGGATGGGAGGCAACTCGGAGACCGCGCTGAGCTACGTCCTGCTGGGCGCCCTGGCGGTGGCCATAAGCCAGACCGGGGTGGCGTCGCTGCTGAGCGCCAAGCTGTCCAAGGTGGTGGGGAACAGGAAGGCGTTCCTCCTGATCCTCATAGCGTCGGTGAGCTGTCTCTCCCAGAACCTGATCCCGGTGCACATAGCCTTCATACCCATACTGATCCCCCCCATGCTGGCCCTCTTCAACCGGCTCAAGATGGATCGCCGCGGGGTGGCCTGCGCGCTCACCTTCGGCCTCAAGGCCCCCTACATAGTTCTCCCCGCGGGGTTCGGCCTCATATTCCACGGGATCCTGTCGGACCAGATGGCGGCCAACGGGGTCAACGTGGCCAAGGGGGACATGTGGAACTACACCTGGATCCTTGGGGTGGGAATGGTGATAGGCCTCCTGTTGGCCATATTCGTCACCTATGCCCGGGACCGGGTTTACGATGACAAGCCGGTGATCGGCATGGAGGGAGTCCACGAGGCCCAATCGCTGACCAAGGAGCACTACATAACCTTGGCGGCGGTGCTGGTGGCCTTCGTGATCCAGCTTAAGACCAGCTCCCTGCCCCTTGGGGCCATAGTGGCCCTGGGCCTCATGGCCGCCGGTGGGGTCATCCGGTGGCGCAAGCTGGACGACGTCATGGCGGGCGGGATCGGCATCATGGGGATGATCGCCATGATCATGCTGGTGGCGGCGGGCTACGGCTCGGTCATAAGGGAGACCAAAGCGGTGGACGCCCTGGTCAACAGCTTGGTTACCCTGGTGGGGGGGAGCAAGTTCTACGGGGTTCTCCTGATGCTCCTGGTGGGCCTCCTGGTCACCATGGGGATAGGGACCTCCTTCGGCACCATCCCGGTGGTGGCCGCCATCTACTGTCCATTGGGGATCAAGCTGGGGCTGACTCCCGGGGCCCTGGCCTGTGTCATGGCCGCCGCCGCAGCCCTGGGGGACGCGGGATCCCCCGCCTCGGACTCCACCTTGGGTCCCACCTCGGGGCTGAACGCGGATGGGCAGCACAACCACATATGGGACACCTGCGTCCCCACCTTCATCCACTTCAACATACCCCTCATCATCGCCGGTTTGATCGGCGCCATGATGCTGTACTAG
- a CDS encoding 2Fe-2S iron-sulfur cluster-binding protein, whose amino-acid sequence MKIWVDGRELDVERDVLLYDAMVSAGVEVPALCRHGGLPHEGTCRVCMVEVDIRGKRRLVASCMYPARDQGLKVYTSTRRVEVARRFVIGLLLRRNPASPAIRALADRWGAMDTSRLSPVEGKDLCIRCGRCVRACATFGARAISFANRGWDREVCTPLKEPTLSCVGCLSCAEVCPTGHITYRESQGERQIWGRTFQLVRCSRCGDPFATREQLELVRDRGDVCPRCLREEEGLALRDG is encoded by the coding sequence GTGAAGATATGGGTTGACGGACGGGAGCTGGACGTGGAGCGGGACGTCCTCCTGTACGATGCCATGGTTTCCGCCGGGGTGGAGGTGCCCGCCCTCTGCAGGCACGGGGGTCTCCCCCACGAGGGCACCTGCCGGGTGTGCATGGTGGAGGTGGATATCCGGGGCAAGAGGCGCCTGGTGGCCTCCTGCATGTACCCGGCGAGGGACCAGGGGCTCAAGGTCTACACCTCCACCCGGCGGGTGGAGGTGGCCAGGCGGTTCGTCATAGGCCTTCTGCTCCGGCGGAACCCCGCATCCCCCGCCATCCGGGCCCTGGCGGACCGGTGGGGGGCCATGGACACCTCCAGGCTCAGCCCCGTGGAGGGGAAGGACCTGTGCATCCGCTGCGGCCGTTGCGTCCGGGCCTGCGCCACCTTCGGAGCCAGGGCCATATCCTTCGCCAACCGGGGATGGGATCGGGAGGTGTGCACCCCCCTCAAGGAGCCCACGTTGAGCTGCGTGGGCTGCCTTTCCTGCGCGGAGGTGTGCCCCACGGGGCACATAACCTACCGGGAGTCCCAGGGGGAGAGGCAGATATGGGGCAGGACGTTCCAGCTGGTCAGGTGTTCCCGGTGCGGCGATCCCTTCGCCACCCGGGAGCAGCTGGAGCTGGTGAGGGACCGGGGGGACGTGTGTCCCCGGTGCCTCCGGGAGGAGGAGGGGCTCGCCCTCCGGGACGGCTAG